In the genome of Microcoleus sp. bin38.metabat.b11b12b14.051, the window AGTTGCGATCGCGATCGAACTTAAACTGAATACCTCGGTATTTTGCAACGCGAATCTGAAGAAATTCTGCGACCTACAACTAATTGCACCCGTGTTCAGAGTTTAACTTCATCTGCGAAAATGCAGAATCCGCAAATCTACTTCCCCAATCTCGGTCAGATATTTTGATCGAACCCTGACTTGCTACCTAAAGCTAAGTTTGCCAGCTAATTTTGCTTGTCGCATCTTACTTCAGATAGGTTTAGTAGATTTAGGTTGAGTGCCAGAAGTTCCAGAGAATCTCTTTTCGTACCAGCGGCCCTTGAGGTCGAGCATCGTCTCTCAGGATTGGTAAGGAGTCGCTGACTCCTCTCATACCTGCGACCAATAATTTACAGCTTATGCAAACAAGCTCAAGCCCAGCCTAAGCGAGATTGACATCGTAGCAAATCTTTTTGTCTTTGTGCTGCATCTTACATTAATAATTTAACAGATATTATCAAGTTTTGTAAAGTTTATAAATTTTTTGAGGTTTTAGCGAAGCCGAACTCAGCCGGCTCAGAAGAGGGGAGTGACCTGGAGAAACCCGGTTTCTACGAAATTTTGTGTTTATTGACGAGAAATCTGGGAAGAAACCGGGTTTCTAGCCCCATGTGTAAGCCCTGAAAATGCCCCAAGTGTTACTGGAAAAACTCGATTTCAATCTGATCGCCCACTTTGACACCAAGTTCAGCAGCCCGCCCGCCCCGGAGTTCGATTACTCGATCGACTGGAGTATCTGGCCCGTAAGTGGGACAAGGTTCGGCGGTACAAGGAGGGCTTTCGGCTGCGATGGCTGTCACGACTCCATCCCGCAGAAAAATCATATCCAGAGAAATCTTGCAATTTTTCATCCAAAAATTGACCCAGCGCGCCGGTTTAAAATCAAACAGCATTCCTCTGTCATCGGCTAAAGAAGTTCTGTACATTAAACCTATAGCCTGTTGTTCCGATGTTTTAGCGACTTCAAGTTCGATAGGGCGATCGGCAATCCGAGCTCTAGCAGAAACCTGCAAAACTTGACCGGAGGTGGTAGCAGTCGGAGACTGCGAGGCCAAAGTACCGCTAACACCAGAAGAATTCGCCACAGGTAAAGCCGGCGAGCATCCCAGCAAAAATATAATTACCCCAATACTCAGGAAATTAAGCAAATAACTCATAATGATTTTAGATTTTAGATTTTAGATTGGTAATCGCGAATTGGTAATGGCGAATTTTTAACTAATGACAACTGACAACAGTCAACTGACAACTGTCAACTGTCAACTGTCAACTGTCAACTGACAACTGACAACTGACAACTGACAACTGTCAACTGACAACTGACAACTGTCAACTGACAACTCTTCGACTCCCCTCGACTTCGCGGGCGGGCAAGTCGCGAGCGCGCAAGCTGTCAACCCCTCGACTCCGCGGGCGGGCTCTTCTGTCAACTGTCAACTGACTTTAAGCTTCGCGCATCACGTAACCAACACCGCGCACAGTCTGAATCAAGCGCTTTTCGCCTTCATCTTCTATTTTGAGGCGCAGATAACGGATGTAAACCTCAATCACATTCGACTCGCCGAGAAAGTCGTAACCCCAAACATTTTCTAGAATTTGTTCGCGAGTCAAAACATCGCGGGGATGTTCCATTAAATACTTTAGCAGTTCAAATTCCTTCATCGTCAGGTCGATCGCCCGTCCGTTCCGTAGGGCGCGCCTAGACGCCAAATCCAAAACTAAATCACCAAACCTCAATTGTTCGCTGCTGGTGCACTCCGGCTGTAAATACAAGCGCACTAACTCCAAAAAATCTTCGCTGCGGTAAGGTTTGAGAAAATAATCATCAGCCCCAGCTTCCAGACAAGCCACGCGATCGTCAACTGTATCGCGACCGATCAATAATAACACCGGCGCCCGATTGCCGCTACTTCGGAGATGAGAACACAGCGTCAGTCCCGATTCAGGGCCAAGTATGCGATCGATTACAATCAAAGCTGGC includes:
- a CDS encoding DUF192 domain-containing protein, with the translated sequence MSYLLNFLSIGVIIFLLGCSPALPVANSSGVSGTLASQSPTATTSGQVLQVSARARIADRPIELEVAKTSEQQAIGLMYRTSLADDRGMLFDFKPARWVNFWMKNCKISLDMIFLRDGVVTAIAAESPPCTAEPCPTYGPDTPVDRVIELRGGRAAELGVKVGDQIEIEFFQ
- the nblR gene encoding response regulator transcription factor NblR, which encodes MAAITLDRNPCVLLVETDEVLAGHLSLDLKSSGYEPVIASTIATGQHLAHELQPALIVIDRILGPESGLTLCSHLRSSGNRAPVLLLIGRDTVDDRVACLEAGADDYFLKPYRSEDFLELVRLYLQPECTSSEQLRFGDLVLDLASRRALRNGRAIDLTMKEFELLKYLMEHPRDVLTREQILENVWGYDFLGESNVIEVYIRYLRLKIEDEGEKRLIQTVRGVGYVMREA